A single genomic interval of uncultured Desulfobulbus sp. harbors:
- a CDS encoding methyl-accepting chemotaxis protein — protein sequence MNNVKLATKIGGGFGFILLLLLIVAGFAWQGLNQASTGIGEYNRRANNATLVAELQEYMLEVRLQVKEYMINHKEESQRNYQNFMTKLQASLDEAKSRVRNKERAEILARIGQDIDTYRSAFEQLITEIHQSDRIIDESLRSLGPAMQTGLTEISTAATSASDAAVLAQTAAANQHMLLARLYAQRFLATATPKDAELVANENEQMQQILQKIIASGEPVQSQRAQKVLTDAKTYIEAFNQMTKAAFNRNKVYNETLSAIGVDIAKMVSAIHETYVNDQQELGKALIASSQTAIRTMLIIAAVALLVGFAFAVLLTRAITGPVRKTASFAATMANGDFTTKLEVNQEDEIGVMAKSLNLMVGQLGSMIKDIVAGINQLSMSSTDLAAVSRQLSSSAKDSSDKSGAVAAATEEMSSNFQSVSAAMEQSTSNVNMIASSTEEMTATVHEIAESAEKARIITDRAVKQSQETTTKMTELGESATKIGRVTETITEISEQTNLLALNATIEAARAGEAGKGFAVVANEIKELARQTAEATVDIKNQISEMQSTTNMTIEDIGKISEVILDINTVINAIATAVEEQSAATSEIAGNIAQASMGIAEVNENVAQSSVVVADITRDVTEISSQSTQVNDGSSQVQNSAQALSELADQLEQMVKKFKV from the coding sequence ATGAATAACGTAAAATTGGCAACAAAGATTGGTGGGGGATTTGGTTTTATCCTTCTTCTGCTCCTTATTGTGGCTGGATTTGCCTGGCAGGGGCTCAACCAGGCCTCAACCGGCATTGGCGAGTATAACCGCAGGGCCAACAATGCGACCCTGGTGGCGGAACTTCAGGAGTACATGCTTGAAGTACGGTTGCAGGTCAAAGAGTACATGATCAACCACAAGGAAGAGAGCCAACGCAACTACCAAAATTTCATGACCAAATTGCAGGCATCGTTGGATGAGGCCAAAAGCCGCGTACGTAACAAGGAAAGAGCGGAGATACTTGCCCGCATTGGTCAGGATATCGATACCTACCGCAGCGCCTTTGAACAACTGATCACCGAAATCCACCAAAGCGACCGGATCATCGACGAAAGTCTCCGCTCTCTCGGCCCTGCGATGCAAACCGGACTCACGGAAATCAGCACTGCAGCCACCAGTGCAAGCGATGCGGCTGTCCTTGCCCAAACAGCGGCTGCCAATCAGCACATGCTGCTTGCCCGACTCTATGCGCAGCGTTTTCTGGCGACAGCCACCCCAAAAGATGCCGAACTTGTTGCCAATGAAAACGAGCAGATGCAGCAGATACTGCAAAAAATTATTGCCAGCGGTGAGCCGGTGCAAAGCCAGCGGGCGCAAAAGGTGCTGACAGATGCCAAGACCTATATCGAGGCCTTCAACCAAATGACAAAAGCCGCCTTTAACAGAAACAAGGTCTACAATGAGACCCTGAGTGCGATCGGAGTCGATATCGCCAAGATGGTTTCTGCAATTCATGAAACCTATGTCAACGATCAACAGGAACTGGGAAAAGCGTTGATTGCGTCCAGTCAAACGGCCATCCGCACCATGCTGATCATCGCCGCCGTTGCCCTGCTGGTCGGTTTCGCTTTCGCCGTGCTGTTGACACGCGCCATAACCGGACCGGTGCGCAAGACCGCGAGTTTTGCGGCAACCATGGCCAATGGAGACTTCACCACCAAACTCGAGGTTAACCAGGAGGACGAGATCGGGGTCATGGCCAAATCGCTCAATCTGATGGTTGGTCAACTCGGCAGCATGATCAAAGATATCGTTGCCGGCATCAACCAACTGTCCATGTCTTCCACGGACCTGGCAGCGGTCTCCCGCCAACTCTCCTCCTCGGCCAAGGATTCCTCGGATAAATCGGGTGCGGTTGCCGCCGCCACCGAGGAGATGAGCAGCAACTTCCAATCCGTTTCAGCAGCCATGGAGCAGTCCACCAGTAACGTCAACATGATCGCATCCTCCACCGAGGAGATGACCGCGACGGTGCATGAAATCGCCGAGAGCGCGGAGAAAGCGCGGATCATCACCGACAGGGCGGTGAAACAATCCCAGGAGACCACCACCAAGATGACCGAGCTGGGTGAGTCGGCGACAAAAATCGGCCGGGTCACGGAAACCATCACCGAAATTTCCGAGCAGACCAATCTCCTTGCCCTCAATGCCACCATCGAGGCGGCCCGCGCCGGAGAGGCGGGCAAGGGCTTTGCGGTGGTCGCCAATGAGATCAAGGAACTTGCCCGGCAGACGGCGGAGGCCACGGTCGATATCAAAAATCAGATCAGCGAGATGCAGTCGACGACCAACATGACCATCGAGGATATCGGCAAAATCTCCGAGGTCATTCTCGATATCAACACAGTCATCAACGCCATTGCCACCGCTGTGGAAGAACAATCTGCCGCAACCAGTGAAATTGCCGGCAATATCGCCCAGGCGTCCATGGGCATTGCCGAGGTCAACGAAAACGTCGCCCAGAGTTCGGTGGTGGTTGCCGATATTACCCGCGATGTGACCGAAATCAGCAGCCAGTCCACCCAGGTCAACGACGGTTCCTCCCAGGTGCAGAACAGCGCCCAGGCCCTGTCCGAGCTTGCCGATCAGTTGGAGCAAATGGTGAAGAAATTCAAGGTATAA
- a CDS encoding PAS domain S-box protein — translation MSAPLFQHLLFSLVGASALCLVGFGQILLFNLSVPALYYVVPSLSGALVGLVLSRQHQRSVALDHEIAHTQKQLHQLKMEGEDRYRRLFQQSQAVQLLIDPESGTIIETNEAARTFYGYSEEQMHSVTIFDLNIDSRKITQHNMARALACEQLCFYLQHRLQSGEVLPVAVYTVPLPHKGRSLLHFVVIDLSLQDRAESHLRRKTLEQRLLIDSIPVSIWYLKDPQTYGSVNQAFADAVGRSPLDIAHHRLDSVLGPEMLALALASNRQVFQGKQPLHYEQWTHFGNNDPRYMAITKTPKLDEQGQVDFVVCTATDITGMQQARELLRIERDLHIALTAAHSLEETLELCLKKAIDISRTDCGSLYQISAADGSLQLMVHRGLSPALIDETARYLSDAAQARRIKQARPIYCTFAAFSQRVNKDDLPDQGLKAMAIIPITFEGKVIAALHVASHEHNEINAFSRAALERIVAHLGTFLKQKEQAAQILQSRHNLESLFNTIRDMVLILDLQGRILYLNAAAVSRLGYHPAELLGQPMQTIHSPALHQEVEEIYQAILDGQQNFYSLPFVNRDGEEIPVETHLTFGQWSGQKVLIGLSRDIGQRLQLEQQQRLLLKNEGMERMAGAIAHHFNNLMAIVAGNVELALEETDINEEAYLFLANALDGSRRATELGKSLLIYTGHLSEPPEQLEVTQLCKAYLGELQTTLSEGIQLDQKYPASELWISANRQQLHQVLSALITNAVEVIDQDQGRIWVCVDALAADQIKMGHLFPAGWQPEQKQYACLEVRDNGAGMTPQQLASIFDPFYSEKFIGRGLGLPLALSIVKKLGGAIAVQSKPGLGAIFQVLFPQALE, via the coding sequence TTGTCTGCACCTCTTTTCCAACACCTTCTTTTTTCCCTGGTCGGAGCGTCCGCACTCTGCCTGGTCGGATTCGGGCAAATACTCCTGTTCAACCTGTCGGTTCCTGCTCTTTATTATGTTGTGCCCTCCTTGAGCGGAGCCCTGGTCGGCCTTGTGTTGAGCCGCCAGCACCAGCGTAGCGTTGCCCTGGACCACGAGATCGCCCACACCCAGAAGCAATTACACCAACTCAAAATGGAGGGGGAAGATCGGTACCGCAGACTGTTTCAACAGAGCCAGGCCGTGCAGCTGCTCATTGATCCCGAAAGCGGCACGATCATCGAGACCAACGAGGCTGCCCGTACCTTCTACGGGTACAGTGAAGAGCAGATGCACTCCGTGACCATCTTTGATCTCAATATTGATTCGCGCAAGATCACGCAACACAACATGGCGCGTGCCCTTGCCTGCGAGCAGCTCTGCTTTTATCTCCAACACCGACTGCAGTCAGGCGAGGTGTTGCCGGTGGCAGTCTATACCGTCCCCCTGCCGCACAAGGGACGTTCCCTGCTCCATTTTGTTGTGATCGACCTCAGTTTGCAGGATCGGGCTGAATCGCATCTGCGCCGCAAAACCCTTGAACAACGTCTGCTGATTGATTCAATCCCGGTCAGCATCTGGTATCTCAAGGATCCGCAAACCTATGGGTCGGTCAACCAGGCCTTTGCCGATGCTGTCGGTCGTTCTCCCCTTGATATCGCCCATCATCGGTTGGACAGCGTCCTTGGTCCGGAAATGCTGGCGCTGGCCCTTGCCAGCAATCGGCAGGTCTTTCAGGGAAAACAGCCGCTGCACTACGAGCAGTGGACCCATTTCGGCAATAACGACCCCCGCTACATGGCCATCACCAAAACGCCCAAGCTCGACGAACAGGGACAGGTTGACTTTGTGGTCTGTACGGCTACCGATATCACCGGCATGCAACAGGCCAGAGAGTTGCTTCGCATTGAACGGGATCTGCATATCGCCTTGACCGCGGCTCATTCCCTCGAGGAAACGCTGGAACTCTGCCTGAAAAAGGCGATTGACATTTCCAGGACCGACTGCGGCAGTCTCTACCAGATCTCAGCAGCGGACGGCAGCCTGCAGCTGATGGTCCACCGGGGGCTTTCCCCTGCTCTTATCGACGAGACCGCTCGATATTTGTCGGATGCGGCCCAAGCCCGCAGAATCAAACAGGCCAGGCCCATCTATTGCACCTTTGCCGCCTTCAGCCAGCGTGTGAATAAGGACGATTTGCCTGACCAGGGGCTCAAAGCCATGGCCATCATCCCCATCACCTTTGAGGGAAAGGTGATCGCCGCTCTCCATGTCGCCTCACACGAACACAATGAAATCAACGCCTTCAGCCGCGCGGCCCTGGAGCGCATCGTCGCCCATCTCGGGACCTTCCTCAAGCAGAAAGAGCAGGCTGCCCAGATCCTGCAGAGCCGACACAACCTGGAGTCACTGTTCAATACCATCCGCGACATGGTCCTCATTCTTGATCTGCAGGGCCGCATTCTCTATCTGAACGCCGCGGCGGTCAGCCGGTTGGGCTATCATCCCGCAGAACTCCTGGGGCAGCCCATGCAGACGATTCACTCGCCAGCCCTCCACCAGGAGGTTGAAGAAATCTACCAAGCCATCCTTGACGGACAACAGAATTTTTACTCCTTGCCCTTTGTCAACAGGGACGGCGAAGAGATACCGGTCGAGACCCATTTGACCTTTGGCCAGTGGAGCGGACAAAAGGTCCTGATTGGACTGAGTCGGGATATTGGACAACGGCTTCAGCTCGAACAACAACAGCGGCTGTTGCTGAAGAATGAGGGGATGGAACGTATGGCCGGGGCCATTGCGCACCATTTCAACAACCTGATGGCAATAGTGGCCGGCAATGTTGAACTGGCTCTGGAGGAAACCGATATCAACGAAGAGGCCTATCTGTTTCTCGCCAACGCCCTTGACGGGAGCAGACGTGCCACGGAGCTTGGCAAATCGCTGCTCATCTATACCGGCCACTTATCGGAACCACCCGAGCAACTGGAAGTGACCCAACTATGTAAAGCCTATCTTGGGGAGCTGCAAACCACCCTGTCTGAGGGAATACAGCTGGACCAGAAATACCCCGCATCCGAGCTGTGGATTTCAGCCAACCGGCAGCAGTTGCATCAGGTGCTGTCCGCGTTGATCACCAATGCGGTTGAAGTCATCGACCAGGATCAGGGCCGTATTTGGGTTTGCGTCGATGCACTTGCCGCCGACCAGATCAAAATGGGACATCTCTTCCCCGCCGGTTGGCAACCGGAACAGAAACAGTATGCCTGTCTGGAGGTTCGTGACAATGGAGCCGGGATGACCCCACAGCAACTGGCAAGTATCTTTGATCCGTTCTATTCCGAAAAATTTATTGGCCGGGGGCTTGGCCTCCCCCTGGCCTTGAGTATTGTAAAGAAACTCGGCGGAGCCATTGCGGTGCAAAGCAAACCAGGTCTGGGCGCTATCTTTCAGGTCCTGTTTCCTCAAGCCCTGGAATGA
- a CDS encoding GGDEF domain-containing protein, with amino-acid sequence MIVISIMGAMLEHSRSKAQNSLIVLANRLQKVSQTDELTGLPNRRALREILDDEVARSYRIKGDFSIVLCDIDHFKSINDRYGHAIGDEALRHIAATMESALRKSDIIARWGGEEFMLALSGAAIDAGIMIAERLRARVENEQLVASSGDTITLTISCGVANWLDHQDLDHLFRLADDRLYRANAEGRNRVVATGEPG; translated from the coding sequence ATGATCGTAATCTCGATCATGGGTGCCATGCTGGAACACTCCCGCAGCAAGGCGCAAAACAGCCTGATCGTGCTCGCCAATCGTCTGCAAAAGGTCTCGCAAACAGATGAACTGACCGGCCTGCCCAACCGCAGGGCCCTGCGGGAAATTCTTGATGACGAGGTGGCCAGGTCCTATCGGATCAAGGGCGATTTCTCCATCGTGCTCTGTGATATCGACCACTTCAAATCGATCAATGACCGGTACGGGCATGCCATCGGCGATGAGGCGCTTCGCCACATTGCCGCAACCATGGAATCGGCACTGCGCAAATCCGATATCATCGCGCGCTGGGGCGGAGAGGAGTTCATGCTGGCGTTGTCGGGGGCGGCCATTGATGCCGGCATCATGATCGCCGAACGTTTACGGGCCAGGGTTGAGAACGAACAACTTGTTGCCTCCAGCGGTGACACCATCACCCTGACCATCAGTTGCGGGGTGGCCAACTGGCTCGATCACCAAGACCTGGACCACCTCTTTCGCCTTGCCGATGATCGTTTATACCGCGCTAACGCGGAGGGAAGAAACCGTGTGGTCGCCACCGGGGAACCGGGATGA
- a CDS encoding cation:proton antiporter — translation MGIATDIILLVVAAFFCGLLMQRLHQPLILGYILAGVILGPYTGGLTITEVHDIELLAEIGVGLLLFALGLEFSHKDLKPVKWIALVGTPLQICLTLALGLSIGKIMGWDFKASLWFGSMISLSSTMVILKTLMNQGWLGTLSSKVMIGMLIIQDLAVVPMLILLPLLNDPAAGLVQLGSASIKATFFLVAMFVLGTKLLPWIMRHIAKLGSRELFLLAIVAIGLGIGYLTYVAGLSFAFGAFIAGMVLNESDYGHQALSDIIPLRDIFGLLFFASVGMLLDPQFLIDNILTIITLVLIISLGKGMIFSLMAWLFRYRNVIPLAVGLGLFQIGEFSFVLARIGLSSESISKELYNLVLTTAVLTMILTPIVSAQTARLYALKKRWFKKEPLESINIPQQGLDRHVVIAGGGRVGLQIATTLHRLEQPFVVIELDQRRIEQAKEAGFAVIYGDAAQEIVQEAAAITKAGLLVVTIPGIVVSQNIVSHAQRANPQIAVVARLSDPEFFSVFSELQVTDLVYPELEAGLEMARQVLLTLNVPVTEIQRQTETLRREYFISSMSRSKPYQTLSQFRSAEQQFDLEWVCLSRQCRLNNLTIGDSEIRKKTGVSVVGILREDQLEPNPGPQFCLREKDLVAIIGSAEARQNFHNSFFSEESLTAQPFSSEI, via the coding sequence ATGGGTATTGCCACTGATATTATTCTTCTTGTTGTTGCCGCCTTCTTTTGCGGCCTGCTGATGCAGCGACTGCATCAGCCGCTTATCCTGGGCTATATCCTTGCTGGCGTCATTCTCGGCCCCTACACCGGCGGTCTCACCATCACCGAGGTGCACGACATAGAACTCCTGGCGGAGATCGGGGTGGGTCTGCTCCTTTTTGCCCTGGGCCTGGAATTTTCCCATAAGGATCTCAAGCCGGTGAAATGGATCGCCCTGGTGGGGACGCCGCTGCAAATCTGCCTCACCCTGGCCCTGGGCTTGAGTATCGGCAAAATCATGGGCTGGGATTTCAAGGCCTCGCTCTGGTTCGGCTCCATGATCTCCCTGTCCTCGACCATGGTCATACTCAAGACCTTGATGAACCAGGGGTGGCTGGGTACGCTTTCAAGCAAGGTGATGATCGGCATGCTCATCATCCAGGATCTGGCAGTGGTCCCCATGCTGATTCTTCTGCCCCTGCTCAACGATCCTGCCGCCGGGCTGGTGCAGTTGGGCAGCGCCTCCATCAAGGCAACCTTCTTTCTGGTGGCCATGTTTGTTCTCGGCACCAAACTGCTGCCCTGGATCATGCGCCATATCGCCAAACTGGGGTCCCGCGAACTCTTTCTCCTGGCCATTGTCGCCATTGGTCTCGGCATCGGCTATCTGACCTATGTGGCCGGCCTTTCCTTTGCCTTTGGCGCCTTTATCGCCGGCATGGTGCTCAACGAATCCGATTACGGCCACCAGGCACTGAGCGACATCATCCCCCTGCGCGATATATTCGGCCTGCTCTTTTTCGCCTCGGTGGGGATGCTGCTGGATCCGCAGTTTCTCATCGACAACATCCTGACCATCATCACCCTGGTGCTGATCATCAGCCTGGGCAAGGGCATGATCTTCAGCCTCATGGCCTGGCTGTTCCGCTACCGCAACGTCATCCCCCTGGCCGTGGGCCTGGGGCTCTTCCAGATTGGTGAATTTTCCTTTGTGTTGGCACGCATCGGTCTCAGCAGCGAATCCATATCCAAGGAACTCTACAACCTGGTGCTGACCACCGCGGTTCTCACCATGATTCTCACGCCCATAGTCTCCGCACAGACCGCCCGCCTCTATGCCCTGAAAAAACGGTGGTTCAAAAAAGAGCCCCTGGAATCGATCAACATTCCCCAGCAAGGTCTGGACCGCCACGTGGTCATTGCCGGGGGGGGCCGTGTCGGACTGCAGATCGCGACCACCCTCCATCGCCTGGAACAGCCCTTTGTCGTGATTGAACTGGATCAGCGTCGCATCGAACAGGCCAAAGAGGCTGGATTTGCCGTGATTTACGGCGATGCCGCCCAGGAGATCGTGCAGGAGGCAGCTGCCATTACCAAGGCCGGACTCCTGGTGGTGACCATTCCCGGAATCGTTGTTTCGCAGAACATCGTCAGCCATGCCCAGCGTGCAAACCCGCAGATCGCAGTGGTCGCCCGTCTGTCCGACCCTGAATTTTTTTCGGTGTTCAGCGAACTGCAGGTCACGGACCTGGTCTACCCGGAATTGGAGGCAGGCTTGGAGATGGCGCGGCAGGTGTTGTTGACGCTCAACGTTCCGGTCACGGAAATTCAACGTCAAACCGAAACGTTGCGCAGGGAATACTTCATCTCCTCAATGAGCCGGAGCAAACCGTACCAGACCCTGTCGCAGTTCCGCTCTGCCGAACAGCAGTTTGACCTGGAATGGGTCTGTCTGTCTCGCCAATGCCGGTTGAACAATCTCACCATCGGAGATTCGGAGATTCGCAAAAAAACCGGCGTCTCCGTGGTCGGCATCCTCCGCGAGGACCAGCTCGAACCCAATCCCGGCCCCCAATTCTGCCTGAGGGAAAAGGATCTGGTGGCAATCATCGGCTCGGCTGAGGCACGGCAGAACTTTCACAACTCTTTTTTCAGCGAAGAGTCGTTGACCGCCCAACCGTTCAGCAGTGAAATTTGA
- a CDS encoding DUF3683 domain-containing protein, producing MKATNYREIPYNFTSADDRLIINHLFGPELWDDLEELRSQRVTGRSARLVMRCIGDLFILHRNPFLYQELIDSPRRRLTFFRVMKKDLDIIESTAKKVNVDSHRTSKVVNLVHLCRDKARQLHADINGAAASRKNIRKKLGAIIGPDNVCFDPFSLISHATDATDWRLHLPVAVVRPASEEQIAPLLEAIADLGLKVIPRGGGTGLTGGAVPVSEGCVMINTEKLNRIHGIEYRPFKDDEGLSHEMAVVRLESGVITQDAMQYCEKQGLVFATDPTSAWASTIGGNISENAGGKTAVLWGTAIDNLLAYTIAMPGAGLLHVRRANHPMRKILPDDQVVYEVFDAQQQLIKTIALRGDQIRKKGLWKDITNKALGGLPGVQKEGTDGIITSAEFILYRAYEKKLTFCLEFFGADMDEASRVIVEISEQFANQGEEALMALEHFDEEYIRAINYKFKAARSAPPKAVLLIDMVGHTTEQIMRGKERLLRLLDRYGNTEIFVASDADEAARFWRDRKRLGAIAARTNAFKLNEDIVLPLPALAEFARFVDHTNIDEDIYSQQNVITEILAYLQTAEPIEDPDWLEAKMPKADEICTQALRELKDRDIDAVRAEVSIKRMMTDLLELFRGYKRISANIKQIIEEVRKRRIIIATHMHAGDGNVHVNIPVFSNDRAMMQRAAETADEVMAKAVALGGVVSGEHGIGITKMKFLDEQLVDELSVYRRAIDPRGVMNPGKLLDRDIIDKVFTPSFNLLELEARILQHGSLETLASMISKCIRCGKCKADCCVFYPGSSLFFHPRNKNLAIGSLIEALLYDMQRSHFPRFNQLKNLEEIADHCTLCGKCFKPCPVDIDTAQVSILERQILSERGFKHSPLPTKMSLHYLKTRNRAYNALFRKSVVEWGANLQRLTSEMLRQAPQTLSEKKWRIMSMLKSPMMPPSKEPLRAVLPACTLSEALLINPPGPINKTVFYFPGCGSERLYADIAEASIYALLKTGTRVVLPPANLCCGFPAKANAKGKMHSDVTLRDTIILSQIREMLGHITFDGLIISCGTCRESLHEMGAEEIFGCELVDIGYFVLEQAPDLFQQDKGRHFLYHAPCHDSLKGEGPLMLHRLAGKIDAIDGCCSEAGTLALSRPDIACAMLQRKRDYLMPHIEQGGVGQTIVTNCPSCISGLGRNRGLGVMPQHLAVLLAQTLGGEQWPGELKSLVKGTEIVTF from the coding sequence ATGAAAGCTACCAATTATCGCGAAATACCCTACAATTTCACCTCGGCCGATGATCGGCTGATCATCAATCACCTGTTTGGTCCTGAACTGTGGGACGATCTCGAAGAGCTGCGCAGCCAACGCGTCACCGGTCGTTCCGCCCGTCTGGTTATGCGCTGTATCGGCGACCTGTTCATCCTCCACCGCAACCCCTTTCTCTATCAGGAACTGATCGACTCCCCGCGCCGTCGGCTGACCTTCTTTCGGGTGATGAAAAAGGATCTCGACATCATCGAATCCACGGCCAAGAAGGTGAACGTCGATTCGCACCGGACCAGCAAGGTCGTCAATCTGGTCCATCTCTGCCGCGACAAGGCCAGGCAACTGCACGCAGATATCAACGGGGCCGCGGCCTCGCGCAAGAATATTCGTAAAAAACTGGGCGCCATCATCGGCCCGGACAACGTCTGCTTTGATCCCTTTTCCCTGATCAGCCACGCGACCGACGCCACCGACTGGCGTCTGCACCTGCCGGTGGCCGTGGTTCGCCCTGCAAGCGAGGAACAGATCGCCCCTCTGCTCGAGGCCATTGCCGATCTCGGCCTGAAAGTCATCCCCCGCGGCGGCGGCACCGGCCTGACCGGTGGCGCTGTCCCGGTGAGCGAAGGCTGCGTGATGATCAACACCGAAAAGCTCAACCGCATCCACGGTATCGAGTATCGTCCCTTCAAGGACGACGAGGGCCTCAGCCACGAGATGGCGGTGGTGCGACTCGAGTCCGGAGTCATTACCCAGGATGCGATGCAGTACTGCGAGAAACAGGGGTTGGTTTTTGCCACCGATCCCACCAGTGCCTGGGCCTCCACCATCGGCGGCAATATATCCGAAAATGCCGGCGGCAAGACCGCGGTCCTCTGGGGCACGGCCATCGACAACCTGCTGGCCTACACCATTGCCATGCCAGGAGCGGGCCTGCTCCACGTTCGTCGGGCCAACCACCCGATGCGCAAAATCCTGCCCGACGATCAGGTGGTCTACGAGGTCTTTGACGCTCAGCAGCAGCTGATCAAGACCATTGCACTGCGCGGCGACCAGATTCGCAAAAAGGGGTTGTGGAAGGATATCACCAACAAGGCGCTGGGTGGTCTGCCCGGGGTACAGAAGGAGGGCACCGACGGCATCATCACCTCCGCGGAGTTCATCCTCTACCGGGCCTACGAGAAGAAGCTGACCTTCTGCCTGGAATTTTTCGGCGCGGATATGGACGAGGCCAGCCGAGTCATTGTCGAGATCTCCGAGCAGTTCGCCAATCAAGGGGAAGAGGCCCTGATGGCGCTGGAGCATTTTGACGAAGAGTACATTCGCGCCATCAACTACAAGTTCAAGGCAGCCCGCAGCGCCCCTCCCAAGGCGGTCCTGTTAATCGACATGGTGGGGCACACCACCGAGCAGATCATGCGCGGCAAGGAACGTCTGCTGCGACTGCTCGACCGCTACGGCAACACCGAGATCTTTGTTGCCAGCGATGCCGACGAGGCAGCACGTTTCTGGCGCGACCGCAAACGGCTGGGTGCGATCGCCGCCCGGACCAATGCCTTCAAGCTCAACGAGGATATCGTTCTGCCGCTTCCGGCCCTGGCGGAATTCGCCCGCTTTGTCGACCACACCAATATCGACGAGGATATCTACAGCCAGCAAAACGTGATCACCGAGATCCTGGCCTACCTGCAGACCGCGGAACCGATCGAGGACCCGGACTGGCTCGAGGCAAAGATGCCCAAGGCCGATGAAATCTGCACCCAGGCCCTGCGGGAACTCAAGGATCGCGATATCGATGCGGTTCGCGCCGAGGTCAGCATCAAACGGATGATGACCGATCTCTTGGAGTTGTTCCGCGGCTACAAACGAATCAGCGCCAATATCAAGCAGATTATCGAAGAGGTCCGTAAACGGCGCATCATCATTGCCACCCACATGCATGCCGGGGATGGCAACGTCCATGTCAACATTCCGGTCTTTTCCAACGACCGGGCCATGATGCAGCGCGCTGCGGAAACCGCGGACGAGGTCATGGCCAAGGCGGTCGCTCTGGGCGGGGTTGTCAGTGGCGAGCATGGCATCGGCATCACCAAGATGAAATTTCTTGATGAGCAACTGGTGGACGAGCTCTCCGTTTATCGCCGGGCCATTGATCCGCGCGGAGTGATGAATCCCGGCAAGCTGCTCGATCGGGATATCATCGACAAGGTGTTCACCCCCTCTTTCAACCTGCTTGAGCTCGAGGCACGCATTCTTCAGCACGGTTCCCTGGAAACCCTGGCCTCGATGATTTCCAAGTGTATCCGCTGCGGTAAATGCAAGGCCGACTGTTGCGTGTTCTATCCGGGATCGAGTCTGTTTTTCCATCCGCGCAACAAGAACCTGGCGATCGGGTCGCTGATCGAAGCCCTGCTCTACGATATGCAGCGCTCCCACTTTCCGCGATTCAACCAGCTCAAAAACCTCGAGGAAATCGCCGACCACTGCACCCTGTGCGGCAAATGCTTCAAACCCTGTCCGGTGGATATCGACACCGCACAGGTCTCCATTCTCGAGCGGCAGATTCTCAGCGAGCGCGGTTTCAAGCACTCGCCCCTGCCGACCAAGATGTCGCTCCATTATCTCAAGACCCGCAATCGTGCCTATAACGCCCTGTTCAGGAAGTCGGTGGTCGAATGGGGAGCCAACCTGCAACGACTGACCTCGGAAATGCTGCGCCAGGCCCCGCAGACGCTTAGTGAGAAAAAATGGCGGATAATGAGCATGCTCAAATCGCCGATGATGCCGCCGTCCAAGGAACCGCTGCGCGCTGTGCTGCCCGCCTGCACCCTGAGCGAGGCCCTGTTGATCAATCCGCCCGGGCCGATCAACAAGACGGTGTTTTATTTTCCCGGCTGCGGTTCAGAACGGCTGTATGCGGATATTGCCGAGGCATCGATTTACGCTCTGCTGAAAACCGGCACCCGGGTGGTGCTGCCGCCGGCAAACCTCTGTTGCGGTTTTCCGGCCAAGGCCAATGCCAAAGGGAAAATGCATTCCGACGTCACCCTGCGCGACACGATCATTCTCAGCCAGATTCGCGAAATGCTGGGCCACATCACCTTCGACGGGCTGATCATCAGTTGCGGCACCTGTCGGGAATCACTGCATGAGATGGGTGCGGAGGAGATTTTCGGCTGCGAGCTTGTCGATATCGGCTATTTTGTTCTTGAGCAGGCTCCAGATCTGTTCCAACAGGATAAGGGACGGCATTTCCTCTATCATGCGCCCTGCCACGACTCGCTCAAAGGCGAGGGCCCACTGATGCTCCACCGTCTGGCCGGCAAAATCGATGCCATCGACGGCTGCTGTTCCGAAGCCGGCACCCTGGCCCTCTCCCGTCCGGACATCGCCTGTGCCATGCTGCAGCGCAAACGGGATTATCTCATGCCGCATATCGAACAGGGCGGGGTTGGCCAGACCATTGTCACCAACTGTCCCTCCTGCATTTCAGGACTTGGCCGGAACCGGGGCCTGGGGGTGATGCCGCAACATCTGGCAGTGCTCTTGGCACAAACACTGGGCGGCGAACAATGGCCTGGCGAGTTGAAATCGCTTGTCAAAGGGACTGAAATTGTGACCTTTTAA